The nucleotide sequence TAGTTTGTAAATATTATACCATAAATTTAACTACAAACTTTTAGGGTTTATAAACGAAATCTTAACTTATGCTCCGGCCGGGGTTTCTAAAATTTAGGAACATTAAAAAATTTTGTAGTAAGTCTTAGCGAAGCGTTCTTAAAAATCTTAGTGGATTATATATGTCTGAGCAAAGCGAGTTTATATAATCCGCCTAGATTTTTATGAATGCAAGCTTAGACTTACTAGAAATTTTTTACGTGACGTATTTTGGAAATCCCGGCCGGAGCATAAATTAAGCTTGGAATTACAAACCCTATAGCATTGAACTCATATAATTCAAATGCTATAATTTTCTTAATATATATTGTAGGTAAAAAATAGAATTTATATTGATTAAGGGGGAGATTAAAATGAGGCAGTATGTAGTAGATGCTTTTTCGGATAAAGTGTTTGAAGGAAATCCTGCAGCAGTGTGTGTTATGGATAAATGGCTTCCTGATGAAATTATGATGAAGATAACAATAGAGAACTGTCTATCGGAAACAGCTTTTGCTGTAAAAGAAGGATCAGCTTATAAATTAAGATGGTTCACTCCTGGTGGCGAAATTGATTTATGCGGACATGCCACTCTAGCAACAGCATACGTTATAACTAAATTCATTGAATCTCACACAACTGAAGTTCATTTTAAGACACTTAGTGGACTTTTAGCAGTTGTAAAAAAAGGTGATCTTCTTGAAATGGACTTTCCAGCATATGATTTAAAAAAAGTAGATATAACAAATACAATCGTTGAAGCCATAGGAGTCAGACCTCTAGAAGTTTATATAGGAAGAGATTTGCTCTGCATTCTTAAATCCGAAGAAGAAGTTAGAAATTTAAATCCAAATCAAGAAAAGATCAATTCATTAGATGGATTGCTTTTACATGTTACAGCCAGAGGTAAGGAATTTGATTGTGTATCCAGATCATTTGCACCAAAATGTAATGTACCAGAAGATCCAGTATGTGGTTCAGGTCACTGTCACATTATTCCATTTTGGGCTAAAAGATTGAAGAAGAATAAATTAGTTGCCTATCAATCATCTCCAAGAGGTGGAATATTATATTGTAATTATCAAGGAGAAAGAGTAAAAATAAGTGGAAAAGCAGCACTATACTCCACTGCAAACATTAATTTTTAATGTATATTTTACATGAATGTTTATAAACAGGAGGCATAAAATGAAATATTGTATTCTTATGGGAAGCCCACGTAAAAGTGGAAATACATCTAAATTATTAAAACCATTTACTGAAGAACTTGAACTTCATAAAATTAAATATGATTTAATTTGGCTTTATGATAAACATATTGAGCCTTGTATTGCCTGCCGGAACTGCCAAAAAGACTGGACAATTTTTGGATGCAGATATTCAGATGATATGCAGGAAATTTTTGATAAAATATGTGATTGTGATGTCATTATTTTAGCTACACCCATTTACTCCTGGTACTGTACACCACCTATGAAATCAATGTTAGACCGTTTAGTATATGGAATGAACAAGTATTATGGTGATGAGAAAGGTCCTTCTCTCTGGAAAGGCAAAAAGTTAGCTATTATAACAACCTGTGGATACAGGCCAGAAAAAGGAGCCGATTTATTTGAAGAAGGCATCAAAAGATACTGTAAGCACTCTCAATTAAAATATATTGGAATGCTTGCTGAAAGAGATCCTGGCTATAAATCTACATTCATAACAGATGATAAAATTGAACACTCTAAATTATTTGCTCAACAGCTAATTAGTTTATAATATGCATATATTGCGTATTAAGCATTGATCATAGATATATGGTTATAAGGACAAACTCAACTCACACCGCAGAGGTATACTCACAAACTTCGGCACCCTAAAAAAGTTTTAACATCTCTAAGCTTGTCTTTTAAAAATTTAAGCAGATTATATAAACTCGCTTTGCTCAAACATATATAATCTACTAAAATTTTTCTAAAAGACTTCGCCAAGAGATGTAAAAAACTTTTTAGATGTGCCTTCAGTTTCCAAGTATACCCCTGCGGTGTGAGTTAAGTTTGTCCTTATAAATTATAAATCAAATGCTCAATAAAATAATTTCGCCTTTAAGGGTTTATGGCGATAGCCATATTGATTTAAAAGTCCTCTACTCCATTTAAATATAAATCATATATAATCTCACTCATTTTCTTGCAATAGTATTTGTCAACTTATATTATAATCTCCATGATTGTATTCTCTTTATAAAGGTTTTACGGACGTAGTCCTTGTATATATAACATTAATCCCGGAGGGATATTTCAAAATTACAGAAGTTATAATAAATAACGAAATTTTTCCCGGTAAAAGATTAAATATATCTAAAATTAAAATAACCTGCCCTTCACAAGAATAACAGAGCACCCTAACGGGTTTGAAGGCTTACAGTCTTCCTTCTTTAAGTTATAGTAATGACTGTACTAATTTAATTATTAGGATATTAACTTCCCGGGTATATAGTAAAACTCACATTTAAATTTAAATCTGTTATGAAAATAGATATGCTATTTTTTGTAACTCCCATAAGTTTAAAATATCCCTCCGGGATTATATTATTCGGGGGATTACCATTCATAAAATTCCAAATCAATTAAAAATATAGAATATCGCATTAAACAATTTATTGCAAACATAAGTAAAATTTTTACGTAGTGGAGTACTGTAAAACTGAAGACACATTTAAAACTTTTTCTATAAATTTTGACGAAGTGCTGTGAAAAACCTTAAAGTCCCGGATATCATTTAAAATATGATCTTATTCAGATTTTTTAATTACTTCAATATATGTTTAAAATTGTAATTATAGTATAAATTACAAGGGCTAATCGCCCTAGAACCCTTGAAGGTGATATTTCGCTTATTAAGCATATAACCTGGTTTAAATATTAGCTTATAAGGACAAACTTAACTCACACCGCAGGGGTATACCTGGAAACTGAAGGCACATCTAAAAAGTTTTTTACATCTCCTGGCGAAGTCTTTTAGAAAAATTTTAGTAGATTATATATGTTTGAGCAAAGCGAGTTTATATAATCTGCTTAAATTTTTAAAAGGAGAGCCTAGAGATGTTAAAACTTTTTTAGGGTGCCGAAGTTTGTGAGTATACCTCTGCGGTGTGAGTTAAGTTTGTCCTTATAGCAACAATGCTTAATACGCAATATATGCATAGTTTATCTTTATATCCATTGACAGGCATACTTCAACATTGGCCTTTTTTTCTTTTCATATAGTAGGCAACTTTATAATATTCAATATTGTACCCCTTTTCTTCAAGACATTTTGAAATCTTTCTAGGACCTAAACCCTGGCAGCTAAGTTCATCAATTATACTGCCAATATAACTATTAATTGTGTTATTTTCAATGCTATCTTGTTTATTAAGATTGTTATCATCAAAAAGCTCAAAGGGTAAATGTTCTAATTCCACTTTAGTTACTATTTCTTTACCATCGTGAATTTCTGAAATAAGAGGAGACGCTGCATCAATACTTAAGTTTATAACATCTCTCATTTGTCTTATGTTTCGAGGATAATGTGCTTTGAGTAGTATATCCCGGCATGAAGGATTTAAAACAACTTTATATTTAATATTATTATGAAGCATTACAGCATCTTCGTATTTTTTTACAAAGTGATTAAGTAAATC is from Clostridium fermenticellae and encodes:
- a CDS encoding flavodoxin family protein; translated protein: MKYCILMGSPRKSGNTSKLLKPFTEELELHKIKYDLIWLYDKHIEPCIACRNCQKDWTIFGCRYSDDMQEIFDKICDCDVIILATPIYSWYCTPPMKSMLDRLVYGMNKYYGDEKGPSLWKGKKLAIITTCGYRPEKGADLFEEGIKRYCKHSQLKYIGMLAERDPGYKSTFITDDKIEHSKLFAQQLISL
- a CDS encoding PhzF family phenazine biosynthesis protein, giving the protein MRQYVVDAFSDKVFEGNPAAVCVMDKWLPDEIMMKITIENCLSETAFAVKEGSAYKLRWFTPGGEIDLCGHATLATAYVITKFIESHTTEVHFKTLSGLLAVVKKGDLLEMDFPAYDLKKVDITNTIVEAIGVRPLEVYIGRDLLCILKSEEEVRNLNPNQEKINSLDGLLLHVTARGKEFDCVSRSFAPKCNVPEDPVCGSGHCHIIPFWAKRLKKNKLVAYQSSPRGGILYCNYQGERVKISGKAALYSTANINF